Part of the Geobacter pickeringii genome, CCTGCGGACCGCAGGGAAGTAGACACGACCCCAACAGCAGAAAAGGCGGCATCCTCCAGGGTGCCGCCTTTTTTCATTCCCTTTTCCCGAGCTTCTTCAGACGGTCCCGGGCCTCCCCATTGTGGGGATCGAGCTCACCGGCACGTTCGTAGTGCCGTCGCCCCCCCTTCCGATCCCCGGCCATGAGCCGCAGATCGCCGAGCGCCAGATAGGCGGGGAGGTGGGACGGCACGAGCTTCACGACCCGCCGGAACATCCTCTCAGCCTCGTCGATCTCCCCCGCCTCGCCGAAGAGCCCCCCCAGGGCAAGCCATCCCCACGGGTTTTCCGGCTGCCGTTCCGTGATTTCCCGGTAAGCATCGCCGGCGGAGCCGAAATCTCCGCGATCCTCATGCCACCCCCCAAGCGCCAGCGCCGTGGCGTGACAGAAACCGAGGAGCTGCCGCTGGCGGGCGAAATCCGCCGGACCGAAGCGGGCGCGCCGTCCGGCCCGGTCCACGGCACGGAGGATCGTTTCCACGGAGCGCGTGACGGCAGGGTCGGTCCGGACATAGAACGCCTCGCCCCGCTGCCGCTCGAAAAGATCGGGGGGGACCCCTCCCTCCCGCACGGCATCGGCGAAGAGGGCCGTGCCGGGGTAATAGGCCAGGGGGGCCACCTGTCCGTCGTGGGGGAGGATATCGTTCACGAGCGTGACCGTGGCCTGCACGTCTTCCTCGGTTTCACCCGGAACACCGGCAATAAGGTAGACGGAGAGCGCGATCCCCGCCCGGCGGGTGGCCCGGGCAGCACGTCGCACCTGCTCCGGTGTGATCCGCTTGCCGAGCAGCGCCAGCACCCTCTCCGATCCCGACTCGACACCATACTGGACGCACTCGCAGCCGGCCCGACGCATCCAGAGGAGCATCTCCTCATCGACGCAGTTGACGCGCGACTGGCAGCTCCAGAGGATATGCACCTGCTCTTCCAGCAGCAGGCGGCAGAATTCGATCACCCGATCGGCCCGCGCCGTGAACGTATCGTCCCGCAGCGAAAAGTAGATGAGTCCGTAGCGGTCGCGGAGCAGGCGAATCTCGTCGACCATGGAACGGGGAGAGCGGAACCGGAGCGATTTGCCCCAGAACAGGGGGGAGGAGCAGAAACGGCACGACGCGGGGCATCCCCGGGAAGTGATGATGAACTCCAACTGGCGGCGGATGTCGCACCCCTCGGCCCGTTCGTACCCCCGGAGGGGAAACGGCAACCGGTCGAGATCGGACAGCGGGGGCCGGAGGGAAGAGCGCACCACTCCCCCCCCCGGGACGCGAGCCCCGGCACCGAAAGGAAATCCCCCCCTCCCCCAGCCAGCATCCGGGCAACGTCGAGGACGGTCTCCTCCCCCTCGCCGAGCACCACGGCATCCACCTCGGGGTGACTGTCCAGAATGGCGGCAGCGGTGTGCGTGGCGTGGGGCCCCCCGAGCAGGGTCGTGCACGAGGGGAGGAGGCGCTTCGCCAGGGCCGCAAGCCTGAGCGACTCGAACCGGTTGTGGGTGAACTGGGAGATACAGAGAAGGTCTGGCCGCTCCCGGACAAGGAGGGCTTCGGCATCGGCCCAGGAAGAGCCCGACAGATTGGCCAGCAGAGGGTCGAAGCCATGGGTCCGCAGCACGGCGCCAATGTACCCGAGGCCGGTGGGGAGCAGCGAGGTGTAGGGATCCCGCGCTCCGGCGGGGTGCGATTTATAGAGAAGGAGTATCCGCAGGGGCGAACTCACGTGCAATCCTCTCCGCAAGGGGGATGTCGGCTGGAAGGAGGTCGAACTGGGGAATCTCAGAGGGAAGAACCCAGCAGTGCCCCGCAACGTCGAGCTCCCGGAGTTCCCCGCCGGTCCAGGAACAGCGGTACGCAAGGACCATGACGGGCCGTTCGGGGTAGCGGTGGTACACCACCTCGTATATCCCTTCCACCGCCACCTCCATGGCGAGCTCCTCCCGCACCTCGCGGACGATGCAGGCCTCGGGGTGCTCTTCCGGTTCGAGCTTGCCGCCGGGAAACTCCCAGAGCAGGGGATAGGGGGCGTCGGGCTTGCGCCGCGTGAGCAGTATCCGGCCACCATGGGAGATGATGGCGGCAGTGACGATCAGGGGAAGCATCGGCGGTGCACCTCAAAAAAAAATCCGGCCCACGGCCGGATTTCGATAGTCAGCGAAAAGGGTCCGCCGGTTACTTGAGCAGGCTGACCCCAAGGGTGTCGTTCATCAGGATATCCTCAACCCCTTCCTCCTCGACCCCGGCGGTCAGGTCATCAAGCCTGAGGGTGTCGGGATTGACCCTGGCGATCCGCTTGGCCCCCAGGAACCGTGAACGGTAGTAAGGGGTATCAATGGAGGAAATCACGACGCGCCGGTCGCGGGACGAGGCATGGATCATCTTGTTGTTGCCGAGATAGATGCCGACGTGGGAGGCAAAGCGCGCGTAGGTGTGAAAAAAGAGCAGATCGCCCTTCTGCAGGTCGCCCGTGGCCACCGCGTTCCCCATCTGGAACTGCTCGCGGGCGGTGCGGGGGAGGGTTACGTCCAGCTCCCGGAACACGTGCTGGACAAAGCTGGAGCAGTCGAGACCACGACGGGTCGTTCCCCCGAAGCGATACCGGGTGCCGATGAAGCTGTAGGCGCTCTTTTTCAGCTCTGTGATACCGTCAACCTGGAGCGTTACCCCCTTGGTGAAATCGGCGGGACGGTCCGGATCGCCATCCATCAGTTCTGCGAGGCTCTGCTCGTATTCCTTCTCGCTGAAGAGCTCACCATTTCTGAGGGGCTTCTTCAGGGAGAGCTTCGGTGCCGGCTCCGCCGCCGGAGTCGGATCGGCCTCCTTCAGTACGAGGAACTGTCCAGGCTTCAGGCGGTTTTTGCGCAGCGCGTTGAGCCGCCGCAGTTCCCCCTCGGCAACACCGGTCTTGCGTGCCACCTTGGCAAGGGTATCCCCCTTTTTGACCTTGTAGGTGCTTGCCGAAGTCTTGGGAGCATCAGAGGAAGTATCAGCCGCCGTGCGGGGAGGGATGACGAGGACGGTACCGGGAGAAACGCGGTTCTTGGCGAGGTTGTTGGCGGCCTTGAGCTCGCCGGCACTGACGTGATACTTGCGTGCTATGGAGGTAACGGTCTCGTTTTTGCGAACTTTATGGGTCTTGGCGGCAAAGGAAAGGGAAGGAAAAACGAGCAGGAAGACGGTGAGCGCGGCAAGCCGCAATCGTATGTTCATACTCCCTCCTTCATGATATTTGTTTTACCACATTCAAAAAAATACTGGATTTTTATAACAAAACGTCACCCGATTGTCAAACTATTATCGCTCCAGCCCCGCACCGTCATCGTCCCGAGGCGACAATCCGCACCCGAACAGGCTCTTCGCGCAGCACCCTGAGCTGCGGCGACGGCGGCACAAGCTTCGCATCCACCACCGCACTTTCCCGGAACTGCCCGAGATTGATCTCTTCGGTGCGGATCGTATCGAACTGGGTCATCAGGTACTCAGGCCCCTCCACCAGCACCTCTCCCGGCTCCACCCTGATCTTCTGCAGCCGGAGCCGGCCGGGAAGCTCGCCGACGGTCTTTGCCTTCACCCGGAGCGGCTTTCGCACCTTGCGGGCGACGGTCACCCTCGCCATCGGCGGATTCA contains:
- a CDS encoding radical SAM protein, with amino-acid sequence MHDPARGAPRHAHRCRHSGQSPRGGCRGARRGGGDRPRRCPDAGWGRGGFPFGAGARVPGGGVVRSSLRPPLSDLDRLPFPLRGYERAEGCDIRRQLEFIITSRGCPASCRFCSSPLFWGKSLRFRSPRSMVDEIRLLRDRYGLIYFSLRDDTFTARADRVIEFCRLLLEEQVHILWSCQSRVNCVDEEMLLWMRRAGCECVQYGVESGSERVLALLGKRITPEQVRRAARATRRAGIALSVYLIAGVPGETEEDVQATVTLVNDILPHDGQVAPLAYYPGTALFADAVREGGVPPDLFERQRGEAFYVRTDPAVTRSVETILRAVDRAGRRARFGPADFARQRQLLGFCHATALALGGWHEDRGDFGSAGDAYREITERQPENPWGWLALGGLFGEAGEIDEAERMFRRVVKLVPSHLPAYLALGDLRLMAGDRKGGRRHYERAGELDPHNGEARDRLKKLGKRE
- a CDS encoding (deoxy)nucleoside triphosphate pyrophosphohydrolase, producing MLPLIVTAAIISHGGRILLTRRKPDAPYPLLWEFPGGKLEPEEHPEACIVREVREELAMEVAVEGIYEVVYHRYPERPVMVLAYRCSWTGGELRELDVAGHCWVLPSEIPQFDLLPADIPLAERIAREFAPADTPSL
- a CDS encoding C40 family peptidase; protein product: MNIRLRLAALTVFLLVFPSLSFAAKTHKVRKNETVTSIARKYHVSAGELKAANNLAKNRVSPGTVLVIPPRTAADTSSDAPKTSASTYKVKKGDTLAKVARKTGVAEGELRRLNALRKNRLKPGQFLVLKEADPTPAAEPAPKLSLKKPLRNGELFSEKEYEQSLAELMDGDPDRPADFTKGVTLQVDGITELKKSAYSFIGTRYRFGGTTRRGLDCSSFVQHVFRELDVTLPRTAREQFQMGNAVATGDLQKGDLLFFHTYARFASHVGIYLGNNKMIHASSRDRRVVISSIDTPYYRSRFLGAKRIARVNPDTLRLDDLTAGVEEEGVEDILMNDTLGVSLLK